The following proteins are co-located in the Macadamia integrifolia cultivar HAES 741 chromosome 3, SCU_Mint_v3, whole genome shotgun sequence genome:
- the LOC122074053 gene encoding sec1 family domain-containing protein MIP3 isoform X3 — translation MGHSAYADSPLGPEAFREYESLLLQDYEEHVRMYETREHSSPEDGEWKQSEEGSIKERGVSEDEGWSQLVSSEEAIPHPEASFSGRDLEETSSRSCNDDLWKKLDVCVRHFPMVMCPLSPRVFALPSEGTVAEACLSTEHEDSLSPGLPPISTGLPPDGDETPPGATLTAEFLYHLAAKMDLKMEIFSLGDLSKTIGKIMTNMSSLYDVGRRKRSAGLLLVDRTLDLITPCCHGDSLFDRIFSSLPRKERTTSSAHGKGSQIQNKHVPASLQRGRLDVQIPLAKILGKEESATYGSELPANVEAFLCGWNSSNSASPTGDLNNPSSKICSEKCVRSEIGLLNGSFVSTENYQGVHYLESILDKRTKEGTLLIKKWLQEDLRRQKLIVDTRTRPGLTKTSELHTMVKALAENQSSLMKNRGIIQLTAAAELALSEPHASHWDAFISAERILSVSAGDTSQSLSAQICDLINKSVLVRSQNMESSQGLLSFQDALLLAIIGYILAGENFPTSGSDGPFSWQEEHLLKESIVDAILENPAAAKLKFLHGIAEELECNVNKIKPEKPKEPTIDDFDDDQWGNWGDEDTDHNNEQVYDDMQLKLELRDRVDNLFKLFHKLSSLKNRQSMLREGPLGLESNYGGDPYMSKGLLYRLLTMILSKFDIPGLHYHSSTVGRIFKSGFGRFGLGQAKPNLGDQSVILIFVVGGINGVEVREAQEAFSESGRPNIELIIGGTTILTPENMLDLLLGSSSYT, via the exons ATGGGTCACTCAGCATATGCTGATTCACCTCTGGGACCAGAAGCTTTTCGTGAGTATGAATCCTTGCTCCTCCAAGATTATGAAGAGCATGTCAGGATGTATGAAACAAGGGAACATAGTTCACCTGAAGATGGGGAATGGAAGCAGTCAGAAGAAGGGAGTATCAAGGAAAGAGGAGTATCAGAAGATGAGGGGTGGTCACAACTTGTCTCAAGTGAAGAGGCGATCCCTCATCCTGAGGCTAGTTTTAGTGGAAGGGATTTAGAAGAAACTAGCTCAAGAAGTTGTAATGATGATTTATGGAAAAAGTTGGATGTTTGTGTGCGTCATTTTCCCATGGTTATGTGTCCTCTTTCACCAAGAGTATTTGCCTTACCTTCAGAGGGAACGGTTGCTGAAGCATGCTTATCAACAGAACATGAGGACTCCCTTAGCCCTGGGTTGCCTCCCATAAGTACTGGATTGCCACCTGATGGGGATGAAACTCCTCCTGGGGCTACTCTTACGGCAGAGTTTCTTTACCATCTGGCTGCCAAG ATGGATCTGAAGAtggaaattttctctcttggtGATTTGTCAAAGACTATTGGGAAGATTATGACAAACATGTCAAGTCTTTATGACGTTGGCCGGCGTAAACGATCAGCTGGTCTATTGCTTGTTGATCGCACACTTGATCTCATTACTCCTTGCTGTCATGGGGATTCACTGTTTGATCGTATATTCTCATCTCTGCCCCGTAAGGAAAGAACAACATCCTCTGCACATGGGAAAGGCTCACAGATCCAAAACAAACATGTCCCTGCTAGTCTACAGCGTGGCCGTCTTGATGTACAGATACCGCTGGCAAAAATACTTGGCAAAGAAGAATCTGCCACATATGGCTCTGAGCTGCCAGCTAATGTTGAAGCATTTCTATGTGGTTGGAATTCTAGTAATTCTGCATCTCCAACTGGTGATTTGAATAACCCTAGTAGTAAAATATGTAGTGAAAAATGTGTTCGCTCTGAGATTGGACTGCTGAATGGGTCTTTTGTCTCCACTGAGAATTATCAGGGAGTACATTACTTGGAATCCATACTGgacaaaagaacaaaagaagggaCCTTACTGATAAAGAAGTGGCTCCAGGAAGATTTGCGAAGGCAGAAGTTGATTGTAGATACAAGAACACGACCTGGTTTGACTAAAACATCAGAGTTGCACACTATGGTTAAAGCACTGGCTGAAAACCAATCATCTTTAATGAAAAACCGAGGGATTATACAGTTAACAGCAGCTGCAGAGCTTGCTTTGAGTGAACCGCATGCTTCCCACTGGGATGCATTTATAAGTGCTGAGAGGATACTGAGTGTTAGTGCTGGAGATACAAGTCAGAGTCTCTCTGCTCAAATATGTGATCTCATCAATAAGAGTGTTTTAGTGAGGTCTCAAAATATGGAATCTTCTCAAGGTCTTCTTTCATTCCAGGATGCATTACTTCTTGCAATCATTGGTTATATTTTGGCTGGTGAAAATTTCCCAACGTCAGGGTCTGATGGCCCTTTCTCATGGCAAGAGGAGCATTTGTTGAAGGAATCTATCGTGGATGCAATACTTGAAAATCCTGCAGCtgcaaaactgaaatttcttcaTGGAATAGCAGAAGAGCTTGAATGCAATGTAAACAAGATCAAGCCCGAGAAGCCCAAGGAACCAACaattgatgattttgatgatgacCAGTGGGGTAACTGGGGTGATGAAGATACTGATCATAACAATGAACAAGTGTATGATGACATGCAACTGAAGTTGGAGTTGCGTGATAGGGTTGATAACCTTTTCAAATTATTTCACAAACTATCAAGTCTAAAAAATAGACAGTCAATGTTAAGAGAAGGCCCATTAGGTTTAGAAAGTAACTATGGTGGTGATCCCTACATGAGCAAAGGATTGCTATATAGATTGCTAACCATGATCCTATCCAAGTTTGACATACCTGGGTTGCACTACCATTCATCCACAGTTGGACGAATTTTTAAAAGTGGATTTGGTAGATTTGGTCTTGGACAG GCAAAACCAAATCTTGGTGATCAAAGCGTTATACTGATTTTTGTTGTTGGGGGCATAAATGGTGTGGAG GTACGAGAAGCTCAGGAGGCATTTTCAGAAAGTGGGAGACCAAATATAGAGTTGATTATTGGTGGTACAACTATTCTCACTCCAGAAAACATGCTTGACCTGCTATTGGGGTCTTCTAGCTATACATAA
- the LOC122074053 gene encoding sec1 family domain-containing protein MIP3 isoform X1: MALVDVIRLCLDSIRQMSDHIEDAILYLDAGCTEAFQCLGAFPLFLELGARAVCSLENMSAFDTVVDWNSHFDSAKKMVVITSRLLSDAHRYILRCLSTHKTILHCAIFTSISEMGHSAYADSPLGPEAFREYESLLLQDYEEHVRMYETREHSSPEDGEWKQSEEGSIKERGVSEDEGWSQLVSSEEAIPHPEASFSGRDLEETSSRSCNDDLWKKLDVCVRHFPMVMCPLSPRVFALPSEGTVAEACLSTEHEDSLSPGLPPISTGLPPDGDETPPGATLTAEFLYHLAAKMDLKMEIFSLGDLSKTIGKIMTNMSSLYDVGRRKRSAGLLLVDRTLDLITPCCHGDSLFDRIFSSLPRKERTTSSAHGKGSQIQNKHVPASLQRGRLDVQIPLAKILGKEESATYGSELPANVEAFLCGWNSSNSASPTGDLNNPSSKICSEKCVRSEIGLLNGSFVSTENYQGVHYLESILDKRTKEGTLLIKKWLQEDLRRQKLIVDTRTRPGLTKTSELHTMVKALAENQSSLMKNRGIIQLTAAAELALSEPHASHWDAFISAERILSVSAGDTSQSLSAQICDLINKSVLVRSQNMESSQGLLSFQDALLLAIIGYILAGENFPTSGSDGPFSWQEEHLLKESIVDAILENPAAAKLKFLHGIAEELECNVNKIKPEKPKEPTIDDFDDDQWGNWGDEDTDHNNEQVYDDMQLKLELRDRVDNLFKLFHKLSSLKNRQSMLREGPLGLESNYGGDPYMSKGLLYRLLTMILSKFDIPGLHYHSSTVGRIFKSGFGRFGLGQAKPNLGDQSVILIFVVGGINGVEVREAQEAFSESGRPNIELIIGGTTILTPENMLDLLLGSSSYT, from the exons ATGGCCTTAGTTGATGTCATAAGACTGTGCCTGGATTCCATTCGTCAA ATGTCAGATCACATTGAAGATGCTATTCTTTACCTAGATGCTGGTTGTACTGAGGCCTTCCAATGTCTTGGAGCATTTCCTCTGTTTCTGGAACTTGGAGCGCGTGCTGTATGCAGCTTAGAGAACATGTCTGCCTTTGACACT GTGGTTGATTGGAACTCACATTTTGATTCTGCAAAGAAGATGGTAGTCATCACATCGCGTCTTCTTAGTGATGCACATCGGTATATTTTGCGTTGCTTGAGCACACATAAAACTATTCTTCATTGTGCTATATTTACATCCATCTCAGAG ATGGGTCACTCAGCATATGCTGATTCACCTCTGGGACCAGAAGCTTTTCGTGAGTATGAATCCTTGCTCCTCCAAGATTATGAAGAGCATGTCAGGATGTATGAAACAAGGGAACATAGTTCACCTGAAGATGGGGAATGGAAGCAGTCAGAAGAAGGGAGTATCAAGGAAAGAGGAGTATCAGAAGATGAGGGGTGGTCACAACTTGTCTCAAGTGAAGAGGCGATCCCTCATCCTGAGGCTAGTTTTAGTGGAAGGGATTTAGAAGAAACTAGCTCAAGAAGTTGTAATGATGATTTATGGAAAAAGTTGGATGTTTGTGTGCGTCATTTTCCCATGGTTATGTGTCCTCTTTCACCAAGAGTATTTGCCTTACCTTCAGAGGGAACGGTTGCTGAAGCATGCTTATCAACAGAACATGAGGACTCCCTTAGCCCTGGGTTGCCTCCCATAAGTACTGGATTGCCACCTGATGGGGATGAAACTCCTCCTGGGGCTACTCTTACGGCAGAGTTTCTTTACCATCTGGCTGCCAAG ATGGATCTGAAGAtggaaattttctctcttggtGATTTGTCAAAGACTATTGGGAAGATTATGACAAACATGTCAAGTCTTTATGACGTTGGCCGGCGTAAACGATCAGCTGGTCTATTGCTTGTTGATCGCACACTTGATCTCATTACTCCTTGCTGTCATGGGGATTCACTGTTTGATCGTATATTCTCATCTCTGCCCCGTAAGGAAAGAACAACATCCTCTGCACATGGGAAAGGCTCACAGATCCAAAACAAACATGTCCCTGCTAGTCTACAGCGTGGCCGTCTTGATGTACAGATACCGCTGGCAAAAATACTTGGCAAAGAAGAATCTGCCACATATGGCTCTGAGCTGCCAGCTAATGTTGAAGCATTTCTATGTGGTTGGAATTCTAGTAATTCTGCATCTCCAACTGGTGATTTGAATAACCCTAGTAGTAAAATATGTAGTGAAAAATGTGTTCGCTCTGAGATTGGACTGCTGAATGGGTCTTTTGTCTCCACTGAGAATTATCAGGGAGTACATTACTTGGAATCCATACTGgacaaaagaacaaaagaagggaCCTTACTGATAAAGAAGTGGCTCCAGGAAGATTTGCGAAGGCAGAAGTTGATTGTAGATACAAGAACACGACCTGGTTTGACTAAAACATCAGAGTTGCACACTATGGTTAAAGCACTGGCTGAAAACCAATCATCTTTAATGAAAAACCGAGGGATTATACAGTTAACAGCAGCTGCAGAGCTTGCTTTGAGTGAACCGCATGCTTCCCACTGGGATGCATTTATAAGTGCTGAGAGGATACTGAGTGTTAGTGCTGGAGATACAAGTCAGAGTCTCTCTGCTCAAATATGTGATCTCATCAATAAGAGTGTTTTAGTGAGGTCTCAAAATATGGAATCTTCTCAAGGTCTTCTTTCATTCCAGGATGCATTACTTCTTGCAATCATTGGTTATATTTTGGCTGGTGAAAATTTCCCAACGTCAGGGTCTGATGGCCCTTTCTCATGGCAAGAGGAGCATTTGTTGAAGGAATCTATCGTGGATGCAATACTTGAAAATCCTGCAGCtgcaaaactgaaatttcttcaTGGAATAGCAGAAGAGCTTGAATGCAATGTAAACAAGATCAAGCCCGAGAAGCCCAAGGAACCAACaattgatgattttgatgatgacCAGTGGGGTAACTGGGGTGATGAAGATACTGATCATAACAATGAACAAGTGTATGATGACATGCAACTGAAGTTGGAGTTGCGTGATAGGGTTGATAACCTTTTCAAATTATTTCACAAACTATCAAGTCTAAAAAATAGACAGTCAATGTTAAGAGAAGGCCCATTAGGTTTAGAAAGTAACTATGGTGGTGATCCCTACATGAGCAAAGGATTGCTATATAGATTGCTAACCATGATCCTATCCAAGTTTGACATACCTGGGTTGCACTACCATTCATCCACAGTTGGACGAATTTTTAAAAGTGGATTTGGTAGATTTGGTCTTGGACAG GCAAAACCAAATCTTGGTGATCAAAGCGTTATACTGATTTTTGTTGTTGGGGGCATAAATGGTGTGGAG GTACGAGAAGCTCAGGAGGCATTTTCAGAAAGTGGGAGACCAAATATAGAGTTGATTATTGGTGGTACAACTATTCTCACTCCAGAAAACATGCTTGACCTGCTATTGGGGTCTTCTAGCTATACATAA
- the LOC122074053 gene encoding sec1 family domain-containing protein MIP3 isoform X2 → MALVDVIRLCLDSIRQMSDHIEDAILYLDAGCTEAFQCLGAFPLFLELGARAVCSLENMSAFDTVVDWNSHFDSAKKMVVITSRLLSDAHRYILRCLSTHKTILHCAIFTSISEMGHSAYADSPLGPEAFREYESLLLQDYEEHVRMYETREHSSPEDGEWKQSEEGSIKERGVSEDEGWSQLVSSEEAIPHPEASFSGRDLEETSSRSCNDDLWKKLDVCVRHFPMVMCPLSPRVFALPSEGTVAEACLSTEHEDSLSPGLPPISTGLPPDGDETPPGATLTAEFLYHLAAKMDLKMEIFSLGDLSKTIGKIMTNMSSLYDVGRRKRSAGLLLVDRTLDLITPCCHGDSLFDRIFSSLPRKERTTSSAHGKGSQIQNKHVPASLQRGRLDVQIPLAKILGKEESATYGSELPANVEAFLCGWNSSNSASPTGDLNNPSSKICSEKCVRSEIGLLNGSFVSTENYQGVHYLESILDKRTKEGTLLIKKWLQEDLRRQKLIVDTRTRPGLTKTSELHTMVKALAENQSSLMKNRGIIQLTAAAELALSEPHASHWDAFISAERILSVSAGDTSQSLSAQICDLINKSVLVRSQNMESSQGLLSFQDALLLAIIGYILAGENFPTSGSDGPFSWQEEHLLKESIVDAILENPAAAKLKFLHGIAEELECNVNKIKPEKPKEPTIDDFDDDQWGNWGDEDTDHNNEQVYDDMQLKLELRDRVDNLFKLFHKLSSLKNRQSMLREGPLGLESNYGGDPYMSKGLLYRLLTMILSKFDIPGLHYHSSTVGRIFKSGFGRFGLGQAKPNLGDQSVILIFVVGGINGVEVRILQHFYLKVPSILIQNMLEILKTWF, encoded by the exons ATGGCCTTAGTTGATGTCATAAGACTGTGCCTGGATTCCATTCGTCAA ATGTCAGATCACATTGAAGATGCTATTCTTTACCTAGATGCTGGTTGTACTGAGGCCTTCCAATGTCTTGGAGCATTTCCTCTGTTTCTGGAACTTGGAGCGCGTGCTGTATGCAGCTTAGAGAACATGTCTGCCTTTGACACT GTGGTTGATTGGAACTCACATTTTGATTCTGCAAAGAAGATGGTAGTCATCACATCGCGTCTTCTTAGTGATGCACATCGGTATATTTTGCGTTGCTTGAGCACACATAAAACTATTCTTCATTGTGCTATATTTACATCCATCTCAGAG ATGGGTCACTCAGCATATGCTGATTCACCTCTGGGACCAGAAGCTTTTCGTGAGTATGAATCCTTGCTCCTCCAAGATTATGAAGAGCATGTCAGGATGTATGAAACAAGGGAACATAGTTCACCTGAAGATGGGGAATGGAAGCAGTCAGAAGAAGGGAGTATCAAGGAAAGAGGAGTATCAGAAGATGAGGGGTGGTCACAACTTGTCTCAAGTGAAGAGGCGATCCCTCATCCTGAGGCTAGTTTTAGTGGAAGGGATTTAGAAGAAACTAGCTCAAGAAGTTGTAATGATGATTTATGGAAAAAGTTGGATGTTTGTGTGCGTCATTTTCCCATGGTTATGTGTCCTCTTTCACCAAGAGTATTTGCCTTACCTTCAGAGGGAACGGTTGCTGAAGCATGCTTATCAACAGAACATGAGGACTCCCTTAGCCCTGGGTTGCCTCCCATAAGTACTGGATTGCCACCTGATGGGGATGAAACTCCTCCTGGGGCTACTCTTACGGCAGAGTTTCTTTACCATCTGGCTGCCAAG ATGGATCTGAAGAtggaaattttctctcttggtGATTTGTCAAAGACTATTGGGAAGATTATGACAAACATGTCAAGTCTTTATGACGTTGGCCGGCGTAAACGATCAGCTGGTCTATTGCTTGTTGATCGCACACTTGATCTCATTACTCCTTGCTGTCATGGGGATTCACTGTTTGATCGTATATTCTCATCTCTGCCCCGTAAGGAAAGAACAACATCCTCTGCACATGGGAAAGGCTCACAGATCCAAAACAAACATGTCCCTGCTAGTCTACAGCGTGGCCGTCTTGATGTACAGATACCGCTGGCAAAAATACTTGGCAAAGAAGAATCTGCCACATATGGCTCTGAGCTGCCAGCTAATGTTGAAGCATTTCTATGTGGTTGGAATTCTAGTAATTCTGCATCTCCAACTGGTGATTTGAATAACCCTAGTAGTAAAATATGTAGTGAAAAATGTGTTCGCTCTGAGATTGGACTGCTGAATGGGTCTTTTGTCTCCACTGAGAATTATCAGGGAGTACATTACTTGGAATCCATACTGgacaaaagaacaaaagaagggaCCTTACTGATAAAGAAGTGGCTCCAGGAAGATTTGCGAAGGCAGAAGTTGATTGTAGATACAAGAACACGACCTGGTTTGACTAAAACATCAGAGTTGCACACTATGGTTAAAGCACTGGCTGAAAACCAATCATCTTTAATGAAAAACCGAGGGATTATACAGTTAACAGCAGCTGCAGAGCTTGCTTTGAGTGAACCGCATGCTTCCCACTGGGATGCATTTATAAGTGCTGAGAGGATACTGAGTGTTAGTGCTGGAGATACAAGTCAGAGTCTCTCTGCTCAAATATGTGATCTCATCAATAAGAGTGTTTTAGTGAGGTCTCAAAATATGGAATCTTCTCAAGGTCTTCTTTCATTCCAGGATGCATTACTTCTTGCAATCATTGGTTATATTTTGGCTGGTGAAAATTTCCCAACGTCAGGGTCTGATGGCCCTTTCTCATGGCAAGAGGAGCATTTGTTGAAGGAATCTATCGTGGATGCAATACTTGAAAATCCTGCAGCtgcaaaactgaaatttcttcaTGGAATAGCAGAAGAGCTTGAATGCAATGTAAACAAGATCAAGCCCGAGAAGCCCAAGGAACCAACaattgatgattttgatgatgacCAGTGGGGTAACTGGGGTGATGAAGATACTGATCATAACAATGAACAAGTGTATGATGACATGCAACTGAAGTTGGAGTTGCGTGATAGGGTTGATAACCTTTTCAAATTATTTCACAAACTATCAAGTCTAAAAAATAGACAGTCAATGTTAAGAGAAGGCCCATTAGGTTTAGAAAGTAACTATGGTGGTGATCCCTACATGAGCAAAGGATTGCTATATAGATTGCTAACCATGATCCTATCCAAGTTTGACATACCTGGGTTGCACTACCATTCATCCACAGTTGGACGAATTTTTAAAAGTGGATTTGGTAGATTTGGTCTTGGACAG GCAAAACCAAATCTTGGTGATCAAAGCGTTATACTGATTTTTGTTGTTGGGGGCATAAATGGTGTGGAGGTCAGAATCCTAcaacatttttatttaaaagttCCATCCATTCTAATTCAGAATATGCTAGAAATTCTGAAGACCTGGTTCTAA
- the LOC122073350 gene encoding protein DETOXIFICATION 40-like yields MEFANEGFIQPLLQKPPSSPSGSSATGHQASNLLENILTDPRLPNFKRLQLATLIELKLLFHLAAPAVLVYMINYLMSMSTQIFSGHLGNLELAGASLGNNGIQVLSYGLLLGMGSAVETLSGQAYGAGRYEMLGIYLQRATIILMAAGIPLTIIYIYSKPILILLGQSSTIASAAAVFVYGLIPQIFVYATNFPIQKFLQAQSIVVPSAYVSVVTLVLHLFFSWLVVYKMGLGLFGASLLLSLSGVAMVVAQFIYIVKSERCKYTWTGFRIEAFSGLMEFLKLSISSAIMLCLECWYFQILVLIAGLLENPQLALDSLSICTTINGWVFMISVGFNAAASVRVSNELGAGNPRSVAFSVIIVTLLSFTIAEILAIVILLLRHVLSYGFTSGEVVADAVSELCPLLAITLILNGIQPVLSGVAVGCGWQTFVAYVNVGCYYVIGIPLGVLLGFKFNFGAKGIWSGMIGGTAMQTIILLWVTYWTDWDDEVEKAMTRLDKWKVKQVPTEKD; encoded by the exons ATGGAATTTGCTAACGAAGGATTCATTCAACCTCTCCTCCAGAAGCCACCATCTTCCCCATCAGGGTCATCGGCCACAGGCCACCAAGCAAGCAACCTTCTTGAAAACATACTCACAGACCCCCGATTACCCAACTTCAAACGTCTCCAATTAGCCACCTTGATCGAGCTCAAACTCCTCTTCCATCTTGCTGCCCCAGCTGTTCTTGTCTACATGATCAACTATCTCATGTCCATGTCTACCCAGATCTTCTCAGGCCATCTCGGCAACCTTGAACTCGCCGGCGCCTCTCTTGGTAATAATGGCATCCAAGTCCTTAGTTATGGTCTCCTG CTGGGAATGGGAAGTGCAGTTGAAACTCTATCAGGCCAAGCTTATGGAGCGGGAAGGTATGAAATGTTAGGAATCTACCTACAAAGAGCAACCATCATACTCATGGCAGCTGGGATCCCACTGACTATAATCTACATCTATTCCAAGCCCATCTTGATCCTCCTTGGTCAGTCATCCACCATAGCTTCTGCCGCCGCCGTCTTCGTCTACGGCCTAATCCCTCAGATATTCGTCTACGCCACCAATTTCCCAATACAAAAATTTCTTCAAGCACAAAGTATCGTCGTCCCAAGTGCCTATGTATCGGTTGTAACACTGGTTCTGCATCTATTCTTTAGCTGGCTTGTGGTTTACAAGATGGGTCTTGGATTGTTTGGAGCTTCATTGTTATTGAGCTTATCTGGTGTTGCTATGGTAGTGGCTCAGTTCATATATATAGTGAAGAGTGAGAGGTGTAAGTATACTTGGACCGGGTTTAGGATCGAAGCTTTTTCCGGTTTGATGGAGTTTTTGAAATTATCAATTTCTTCAGCAATAATGCTTTGCTTGGAGTGTTGGTATTTTCAGATTCTGGTTTTGATTGCTGGGCTTCTTGAGAACCCTCAACTTGCATTGGATTCTCTCTCTATATG CACGACAATTAATGGTTGGGTCTTCATGATTTCAGTGGGTTTCAATGCGGCTGCAAG TGTGAGGGTAAGCAATGAGCTTGGAGCTGGAAACCCAAGATCAGTAGCATTCTCAGTGATAATAGTGACATTATTATCATTTACAATCGCTGAAATCCTAGCTATAGTCATTCTACTACTGCGCCATGTCCTTAGCTATGGTTTCACCAGTGGAGAAGTTGTTGCTGATGCAGTCTCAGAGTTGTGTCCATTGCTAGCTATCACTCTTATCCTCAATGGTATCCAGCCAGTATTATCAG GTGTGGCTGTTGGTTGTGGGTGGCAAACATTTGTTGCATATGTTAATGTGGGATGCTACTATGTAATTGGGATCCCTCTGGGAGTTCTCTTAGGTTTTAAGTTCAACTTTGGAGCTAAG GGAATATGGTCTGGAATGATAGGTGGCACGGCAATGCAGACTATTATTTTACTGTGGGTTACTTATTGGACAGACTGGGATGATGAG GTGGAGAAAGCTATGACACGCTTGGATAAGTGGAAAGTCAAGCAAGTGCCAACAGAAAAAGATTGA